The Flavobacterium commune genome contains a region encoding:
- the pstA gene encoding phosphate ABC transporter permease PstA, which yields MKAQNKLARKKRISQNIAFGIFTAISYAIVALLFVILAFIVVKGIGVISWEFITAMPSNGMTEGGIFPAIIGTLCLVLASMIFAFPVGVFAAIYMNEYVKDGWVKKIIKQMTNNLAGVPSIVFGLFGMSLFVNKLGFGDSILAGGLTLGLLVLPVVIRTTEESLKAVDSTFRQASLGLGASKWQTTSKVVLPIAFPNIITGLILSIGRVSGETAPILFTVAAYFLPKLPSSIFDQAMALPYHLYVIATSGTNIEKSRAMAYGTALILIIIVLISNLLANALRKYYGKKVKMN from the coding sequence ATGAAAGCACAAAATAAATTAGCCCGTAAAAAGAGAATTAGCCAAAACATTGCTTTTGGAATCTTTACAGCAATAAGTTATGCTATTGTAGCCCTTTTATTTGTTATTCTGGCATTTATTGTGGTCAAAGGAATCGGCGTAATTAGTTGGGAATTCATTACAGCAATGCCAAGTAACGGAATGACCGAAGGCGGAATTTTTCCAGCCATCATAGGTACGCTTTGTTTGGTTTTGGCAAGTATGATTTTTGCTTTTCCGGTGGGTGTTTTTGCTGCAATTTACATGAACGAATATGTAAAAGACGGTTGGGTTAAAAAGATAATCAAACAGATGACAAATAATCTGGCGGGAGTTCCATCGATTGTTTTTGGATTATTTGGGATGTCGTTGTTTGTCAATAAACTGGGTTTTGGCGATTCAATTTTAGCCGGTGGATTAACTCTGGGATTATTAGTACTTCCTGTTGTTATCAGAACAACTGAAGAATCTTTAAAAGCTGTTGATTCTACTTTCAGGCAGGCCAGTTTAGGTTTGGGAGCTTCTAAATGGCAAACAACAAGCAAAGTAGTTTTGCCAATCGCTTTTCCAAATATCATTACCGGTTTGATTCTTTCCATCGGAAGGGTTTCCGGCGAAACAGCTCCTATTTTATTTACTGTAGCCGCTTATTTTTTGCCTAAATTACCTTCGTCTATTTTTGATCAGGCTATGGCTTTGCCGTATCATTTATATGTAATTGCAACCAGTGGAACTAATATTGAGAAATCGAGAGCAATGGCTTATGGAACGGCACTTATTTTAATTATAATTGTATTAATCTCTAATTTATTGGCGAATGCACTTCGTAAATATTACGGGAAAAAAGTAAAAATGAATTAA
- the pstB gene encoding phosphate ABC transporter ATP-binding protein PstB: MHKIESRNVNFFYGETQALHDISLSMKENTVTALIGPSGCGKSTYLRLLNRMNDLIDNTRMEGSILIDQKDIYQKNTNVDDLRKNVGMVFQKPNPFPKTIYENVAYGLRVNGVEDKHLIEERVITSIEQVALWDEVKDKLKKSAFELSGGQQQRLCIARALAIQPSVLLMDEPTSALDPISTSKIEELVHELKKQYTIVIVTHNMQQAARVSDNTAFFYMGKLIECDKTKTIFTKPAIQQTEDYITGRFG; this comes from the coding sequence ATGCACAAAATAGAATCCAGAAACGTAAATTTTTTTTACGGAGAAACCCAGGCCTTACACGACATTTCGTTATCGATGAAGGAGAATACCGTTACGGCACTTATTGGGCCATCAGGTTGTGGGAAGTCAACTTATTTGCGTTTATTGAATCGAATGAATGATTTGATTGATAACACCCGAATGGAAGGAAGTATTTTAATTGATCAAAAGGATATTTATCAAAAGAATACTAATGTTGATGATTTGAGAAAGAATGTGGGAATGGTGTTCCAGAAACCTAATCCTTTTCCTAAAACAATCTATGAAAATGTGGCCTATGGTTTGAGAGTGAACGGAGTTGAGGATAAACATTTAATCGAAGAAAGAGTGATTACTTCCATTGAGCAGGTGGCACTCTGGGATGAGGTAAAAGACAAGTTAAAAAAATCGGCATTTGAATTATCCGGTGGACAACAACAGCGTTTGTGTATTGCCCGTGCTCTGGCTATACAGCCTTCGGTTTTATTGATGGATGAGCCTACTTCGGCATTAGATCCTATTTCGACTTCAAAAATTGAAGAATTAGTACACGAATTAAAAAAGCAATATACTATTGTTATTGTGACGCATAATATGCAGCAGGCAGCGCGTGTGAGCGACAATACGGCTTTTTTCTATATGGGAAAATTGATTGAATGTGATAAGACAAAAACGATTTTTACCAAACCGGCAATACAGCAAACTGAGGATTATATAACAGGAAGATTTGGCTGA
- the phoU gene encoding phosphate signaling complex protein PhoU, producing MASHFEIELDKLKNVIIKIGTLAENQLIEAVKALLSEPMAEKKEVKKTEEKIDRLDVKIDEICQTIFALQQPVASDLRFIMASMQISNEIERIGDLAMSVIKNSKNIKDKHDLIVKFNVAELAKQVEEITVKMNQCFLDRSETTIGEIFVLNNSIKKGTDDMIHSLMNEMKSNSKAVVSGMNLVMVLKHLERVSEHCTNIAEHVHFMIKAKIIKHEKFDDKQQ from the coding sequence ATGGCATCACACTTCGAAATAGAATTAGATAAACTTAAAAACGTAATAATCAAGATAGGTACTCTTGCCGAAAATCAATTAATTGAAGCGGTAAAAGCACTGCTTTCAGAGCCTATGGCAGAGAAGAAAGAGGTGAAAAAAACCGAAGAAAAAATAGATAGATTAGATGTGAAAATCGATGAGATTTGTCAAACTATTTTTGCCTTGCAACAGCCTGTAGCTTCCGATTTGCGGTTTATCATGGCTTCGATGCAAATCAGTAATGAGATTGAAAGAATTGGCGATTTGGCAATGAGTGTTATCAAAAATTCGAAAAACATTAAAGACAAGCACGATTTAATCGTAAAATTCAATGTAGCCGAATTGGCAAAACAAGTTGAGGAAATCACGGTAAAAATGAATCAGTGTTTCTTAGATAGAAGCGAAACCACTATTGGAGAAATTTTTGTACTCAATAACAGTATTAAAAAAGGAACGGATGATATGATTCATAGCTTGATGAACGAAATGAAATCGAACTCTAAGGCTGTAGTTTCAGGAATGAATCTGGTTATGGTTTTAAAACATTTAGAACGCGTTTCAGAACATTGTACTAATATTGCCGAGCACGTCCATTTTATGATTAAAGCCAAGATTATCAAACATGAAAAGTTTGATGATAAGCAACAGTAA
- a CDS encoding GAF domain-containing sensor histidine kinase has product MIKPDTFVWENERLKDLDSYAIIDTLPEDEYDELTYLASQICGTPISLISLLDNKRQWFKSHYGTDVMETSKEIAFCAHAILNPDEVFIVQDARNDHRFYDNPLVIEEPNVVFYAGAPLVSQNGLPLGTLCVIDNKPNELSENQIKSLKALSNQAMKLLELRKKKKQLEKNLFEFENKNKELERFAYIAAHDLKSPLGNINALTDFFIEHYCEDLEEEASEIIALIHQSSAKLRGLIDELLEYSKYDKIIEQEKAEIDLQILKKEILGLFSFNNKYDISLKSNVSKLIINKVALEQILINLISNAIKYNDKEIAQIEIMVNEEDLQYRISVTDNGPGISKENQHKIFEIFEVLDTCDHNGETGNGIGLATVKKLVLALGGTIDVESEVGKFTRFNFTIEKF; this is encoded by the coding sequence ATGATTAAACCAGATACGTTTGTATGGGAAAATGAGAGGTTAAAAGACTTAGATTCTTATGCTATTATAGATACTCTGCCTGAAGATGAGTACGATGAGTTAACTTATTTAGCATCTCAAATATGTGGTACTCCAATTTCACTGATTAGTCTTTTAGACAATAAAAGACAGTGGTTTAAATCACATTATGGTACCGATGTTATGGAAACTTCTAAGGAAATTGCTTTTTGTGCCCATGCAATACTCAATCCTGATGAAGTATTTATTGTTCAGGATGCCAGAAATGATCATCGCTTCTATGATAATCCTCTTGTAATTGAGGAACCTAATGTTGTTTTTTATGCAGGAGCTCCGTTGGTTAGTCAAAATGGTTTACCCCTTGGGACTTTATGTGTTATTGATAATAAACCTAATGAATTAAGTGAGAATCAGATAAAATCCTTGAAAGCACTTTCGAATCAGGCAATGAAGTTGTTAGAGTTGAGAAAGAAAAAAAAACAACTCGAAAAAAATTTATTCGAATTTGAAAACAAAAACAAAGAATTAGAGCGCTTTGCTTATATAGCAGCTCACGATTTAAAATCACCATTAGGGAATATTAATGCTTTGACAGATTTTTTTATAGAACATTATTGTGAAGATTTAGAAGAAGAGGCGTCCGAAATTATAGCGTTAATTCATCAGTCTTCGGCTAAATTAAGAGGACTTATTGATGAATTATTAGAGTATAGTAAATACGATAAAATTATTGAGCAAGAGAAAGCTGAAATCGATTTACAAATACTAAAGAAAGAAATTTTAGGACTATTTAGTTTTAATAATAAATATGATATTAGTTTAAAATCGAATGTTTCTAAATTGATTATCAATAAGGTAGCCTTAGAGCAAATTTTAATTAATCTTATTTCTAATGCCATCAAATACAATGACAAAGAAATAGCTCAAATTGAAATTATGGTAAATGAAGAAGATTTACAATATCGAATTTCGGTAACAGATAATGGTCCCGGCATATCAAAAGAAAATCAGCATAAAATTTTTGAAATTTTTGAAGTTTTGGATACCTGTGACCATAATGGAGAAACAGGAAACGGAATTGGTCTTGCAACAGTAAAAAAATTAGTACTGGCCTTAGGTGGTACTATTGATGTTGAATCTGAAGTAGGAAAGTTTACGAGATTTAATTTTACGATAGAAAAATTTTGA
- a CDS encoding response regulator transcription factor has protein sequence MQKEILIVDDHLVVRTGVSIILEEKIKNVAISTKDNYSGTLDFLKKKKIDLIILDINIPGGRNTAMIEEIKNIQPDVKILIFSVYEEETHACPYIIAGANGYLNKLSDKKMLVNAIDTILKTGNYLTPNIVNELVKASTNKTSNDPLEKLSKREREISELLVKGDGNIEIANKLSIQLTTVSTHKNKIFNKLNIKNIVELIGLFNKTNGINI, from the coding sequence ATGCAAAAAGAAATCCTTATCGTTGACGACCATCTAGTTGTAAGAACAGGTGTTTCCATAATTTTAGAAGAAAAAATTAAAAACGTTGCTATTTCAACCAAAGACAATTACAGCGGAACATTAGATTTTTTAAAAAAGAAAAAAATAGATTTAATCATACTGGACATCAATATTCCCGGGGGCAGAAATACCGCTATGATAGAAGAAATCAAAAACATTCAACCTGATGTCAAAATACTCATTTTTTCTGTTTATGAAGAAGAAACCCATGCCTGCCCTTATATTATTGCCGGAGCCAATGGTTATCTCAATAAATTAAGTGACAAAAAAATGCTTGTTAATGCTATTGACACAATCTTAAAAACAGGAAATTATTTAACTCCAAATATTGTAAACGAACTGGTAAAAGCTTCTACAAATAAAACCAGTAATGACCCATTAGAAAAGCTCTCCAAACGAGAAAGAGAAATTTCGGAGTTATTAGTCAAAGGCGACGGAAACATTGAAATTGCCAACAAACTGAGTATTCAACTCACTACAGTAAGCACTCATAAAAACAAAATATTCAACAAACTCAACATCAAAAACATAGTTGAACTCATTGGTCTTTTCAACAAAACCAACGGAATAAATATCTGA
- a CDS encoding sensor histidine kinase translates to MLIVINFYTIKTLSATRAYVNGESRYSKGHNVATRNLINYLYTNKEEYWMKFKSNISIPLGDKKARIALINKLDSETIKQGFREGKNHEEDLNDMIWLFNNFKSIWFLKNAIAEWKVGDSLNTELNKLGLKVKQKIDNNELDHNAKIKTLLQLDDLNKKIGLSEERFSTLLGDGTRKTNYYLLLTNIFFICVIIGSISIYYSTMLQKILKSKQELKQQKEQLEAIIKDLEKTKQDLHTEIIQHKKIIGTISHDIRSPLKYIQLIAKHLSISTKKAKNTITYKYADSIYKSSSQLYNFTKTLIEYSKIYIEDKDYNQNYYSVHELIENKKIFFEEIALNNNTQIINNTKNSLKSNINIRIISIIIHNLIDNAVKNTQSGIIEIGAKANTEKISYWIKDTGSGMSQDIIDYYTKLFQNRDPEKLILSTYGIGLHLVLELLIILKGNITFSNPNNQGTTVTIDINLKENF, encoded by the coding sequence ATGTTAATAGTGATTAATTTTTACACCATAAAAACTTTATCAGCAACCAGAGCTTATGTAAATGGAGAATCCCGCTATTCAAAAGGACACAATGTGGCAACCCGCAATTTGATAAACTATCTTTATACAAACAAAGAAGAATATTGGATGAAGTTCAAATCCAATATCAGTATTCCTTTAGGTGATAAAAAAGCCCGAATAGCACTCATTAATAAATTAGATTCTGAAACCATCAAACAAGGCTTTAGAGAAGGTAAAAATCATGAAGAAGACTTAAACGATATGATTTGGCTCTTTAATAATTTTAAAAGTATCTGGTTTTTAAAAAATGCCATTGCCGAGTGGAAAGTGGGCGATTCGTTAAACACCGAGCTCAATAAATTAGGACTTAAGGTAAAGCAAAAAATAGATAATAATGAATTAGACCACAATGCCAAGATTAAAACACTACTGCAACTGGACGATTTGAATAAAAAAATAGGACTTAGTGAAGAACGCTTTTCTACTCTTTTGGGGGACGGAACACGTAAAACAAACTATTACCTTTTGTTGACTAACATCTTTTTTATATGTGTAATTATAGGTTCCATAAGCATTTACTACAGCACTATGCTCCAAAAGATATTAAAATCAAAACAAGAACTAAAACAACAAAAAGAGCAACTGGAAGCCATTATTAAAGATTTAGAAAAAACAAAGCAGGACTTACATACCGAAATCATTCAACACAAAAAAATAATTGGAACCATTAGTCACGACATCAGAAGTCCGCTAAAATACATTCAGCTTATTGCCAAACACCTAAGCATCAGCACTAAAAAAGCAAAAAATACCATTACCTATAAATATGCCGATTCTATCTACAAATCATCCTCCCAACTCTATAATTTTACAAAAACACTGATTGAATATTCTAAAATATACATCGAAGACAAAGATTACAATCAGAACTATTATTCGGTTCATGAATTAATTGAAAACAAAAAGATTTTTTTTGAAGAAATTGCCTTAAACAACAATACCCAAATTATAAATAATACTAAGAACAGTCTAAAATCAAATATAAACATCCGAATTATTTCGATAATCATCCACAATTTGATAGACAATGCTGTAAAAAACACCCAATCGGGAATTATAGAAATTGGCGCAAAGGCAAATACTGAAAAAATAAGCTATTGGATTAAAGACACAGGCAGCGGAATGAGTCAGGATATAATTGATTATTACACCAAATTATTCCAAAACAGAGACCCCGAAAAGCTAATTTTAAGCACCTATGGAATAGGCTTACATCTGGTACTCGAATTACTAATAATCCTAAAAGGGAATATCACATTTTCAAATCCTAATAACCAGGGAACAACAGTAACTATAGACATTAATCTAAAAGAAAATTTTTAA